The following proteins come from a genomic window of Flavobacterium eburneipallidum:
- a CDS encoding rhamnogalacturonan acetylesterase has product MKSIKIVSILCLAFLFFNFTPKKQEKPTVYTVGDSTVKNGAGKGDGGLWGWGDYIGQFLDTTKVRIENHALGGTSSRTFQSKGLWEAVYKKLKKGDYVMIQFGHNDDAPLNDTLRARGTIKGIGDETQEIDNMMTKKREVVHSYGWYIQKVVRDAKSKGAIPIICSSIPRNDWKEGKVPRNNHSYGLWAKQIAEKEKVTFIELNDNMAIEMEKLGEAKVTGTYFYKRDHTHTSAKGAVLSASVIINELKKSDNSLKNCILKNPKITLPAKKKVYLIGDSTMADNGKNPNAVGWGVAFPKYCDTMRVEVINKARGGRSTRTFVKEGLWEAVKNQLKPGDYIMIQFGHNDAGAVDKEKFRGSLKGNGNETQEVVRDSLTEKVHTFGWYMETFIKEAKEKGAIPIVLSQTPRNEWPNDKVERRSDSYGGWSKIAAANQKAFYIDLNEIVALKYEALGKEAVKPFFPKDHTHTGLEGADFNALAVAESLKKIKDCGLKDYIELPSKK; this is encoded by the coding sequence ATGAAGTCAATAAAAATAGTTTCAATCCTTTGTTTAGCGTTCTTGTTTTTCAATTTTACACCCAAAAAACAAGAGAAACCCACTGTTTATACCGTAGGTGATTCGACCGTGAAAAATGGTGCTGGTAAAGGCGATGGCGGACTTTGGGGTTGGGGTGATTACATCGGTCAGTTTTTAGACACGACTAAAGTTAGAATAGAAAATCACGCTTTAGGAGGAACCAGTAGCCGTACTTTTCAGTCTAAAGGTTTGTGGGAAGCAGTATATAAAAAATTAAAAAAAGGCGATTATGTAATGATTCAATTTGGTCACAACGATGATGCGCCTTTGAACGATACGCTTCGTGCTAGAGGAACTATCAAAGGCATTGGCGACGAAACCCAAGAAATCGATAACATGATGACCAAAAAGCGTGAAGTGGTTCACAGTTACGGCTGGTACATCCAGAAAGTGGTTCGTGATGCCAAATCAAAAGGAGCTATTCCAATTATTTGTTCATCGATTCCAAGAAACGATTGGAAGGAAGGTAAAGTACCAAGAAATAATCATTCTTATGGTTTATGGGCAAAGCAAATTGCCGAAAAAGAAAAGGTAACTTTTATCGAATTGAACGATAATATGGCTATCGAAATGGAAAAATTGGGCGAAGCCAAAGTTACAGGAACTTATTTTTACAAACGAGATCATACCCATACTTCTGCTAAAGGAGCGGTGCTTTCGGCTTCGGTAATTATCAACGAATTGAAAAAAAGTGATAATTCTTTAAAAAATTGCATTCTTAAAAATCCAAAAATTACACTTCCTGCCAAGAAAAAAGTCTATTTGATTGGCGATTCTACGATGGCTGATAATGGTAAAAATCCGAACGCAGTGGGTTGGGGAGTTGCTTTTCCGAAATATTGCGATACCATGAGAGTTGAAGTTATCAATAAAGCTCGTGGCGGACGCAGCACCCGAACTTTTGTGAAAGAAGGGTTGTGGGAAGCCGTTAAAAATCAATTGAAACCAGGCGATTACATTATGATTCAATTTGGTCATAATGATGCGGGAGCGGTGGATAAAGAAAAATTCAGAGGTTCTCTGAAAGGAAATGGCAATGAAACTCAAGAAGTAGTTCGTGATAGTTTAACCGAAAAAGTACATACTTTTGGCTGGTATATGGAGACCTTTATCAAAGAAGCCAAAGAAAAAGGAGCGATTCCAATTGTTTTGAGCCAAACACCAAGAAACGAATGGCCAAACGATAAAGTAGAAAGAAGAAGTGATTCTTATGGCGGATGGTCTAAAATAGCTGCTGCAAATCAAAAGGCTTTCTACATCGATTTGAATGAAATTGTAGCTTTGAAATACGAAGCTTTGGGCAAAGAAGCGGTGAAACCATTTTTCCCAAAAGATCATACTCATACCGGTTTAGAAGGTGCTGATTTTAATGCACTTGCAGTTGCTGAAAGCCTTAAGAAAATTAAGGATTGCGGACTCAAAGATTACATTGAATTGCCAAGTAAAAAATAG
- a CDS encoding glycoside hydrolase family 2 protein translates to MQLKNTLQNFAITAIALFSTLNSSGQQTDKVYLSGKDFEHPVQWDFYCTGGNKSNVWTKINVPSQWELEGFGEYTYGRWYKELNQKEPSKEEGLYKFEFEVPANYKGKDVVIAFGGAMTDTEVKVNGKLAGEIHQGGFYEFKYDITSLLKFGEKNVLEVHVWKHSSNKSVNAAERKTDWWLFGGIYRPVWLEVSPKTQIQHIAVNPKMDGSITIDMNLKNIAKNATVEATLKGLDGEKFQTFSFPIKAKSTKETIATQFKNVKPWNTETPNLYDLELVLKQNGTTIHTVTKRIGFRTLEFKKKDGIYVNGTKIIMKGINRHSFWPEGGRSTSKRISELDGKLIKDMNMNAVRGHYPPDEHFLEVCDSLGIFVLNELAGWQNSYDTKLGTKLVTETVVRDVNHASVIIWDNGNEGGWNYEVDKVFGENDPQKRIVIHPWADFNGWDTHHYPTYLTGMHRFNQGENVFFPTEFMHGTYDNGHGAALEDFWTRYKQSPLFAGGFMWAMLDEAVFRSDWKGETKFDSKGSLAADGILGPHREKEGSYYTVKEVWAPIQFVPKQIVESFDGSFLITNDYLFSNLNSSRMEYKILKSENTVLYTNAVPETIGSGKIDIPSIEPGETRKIKFAVPTNFFEGDVLSITANDIHGNEIYTWTWPIHKASFYANKFLVAKTTKTKATSVQSGNEVTLKGSDVSVTLDKTRGEILSVTNGTTTIPLTNGPRPVGMKAKLKEVQVSQEGDKAICKVLYVGGLSSIKWIMEPDGRFKMELIALKNSENNGGFDGAAFEDKINAFGITFSFPEQGVTGMKWFGRGPYHVWKNRIKGTTYGIWEKDYNTTITGESFENLVYPEFKGYHANVYAANLKAGTSSFKVFSESDNMFLRVFTPDLPKNGFPGSYPQPDFPAGDISFMYEIPAMRDFKPLEHQGPESQATNIRIKSGDDGITMNLWFDFRVTADK, encoded by the coding sequence ATGCAACTAAAAAATACTTTACAAAATTTTGCAATTACTGCAATTGCTCTTTTTTCGACATTAAATAGTTCTGGACAACAAACAGATAAAGTTTATCTATCAGGAAAAGATTTTGAACATCCTGTGCAATGGGATTTTTATTGTACTGGCGGAAATAAAAGTAACGTTTGGACTAAAATTAATGTTCCCTCACAATGGGAATTAGAAGGTTTTGGCGAATATACTTATGGACGTTGGTACAAAGAACTGAACCAAAAAGAACCAAGTAAAGAAGAAGGTTTATACAAATTCGAATTTGAAGTTCCAGCCAACTACAAAGGTAAAGATGTCGTAATTGCTTTTGGTGGAGCCATGACGGATACCGAAGTTAAGGTCAACGGAAAACTGGCAGGAGAAATTCATCAAGGTGGTTTTTACGAATTCAAATATGATATTACTTCGCTTTTAAAGTTCGGAGAAAAAAATGTTTTAGAAGTTCACGTTTGGAAACATTCTAGCAACAAAAGTGTAAATGCAGCCGAACGCAAAACCGATTGGTGGTTGTTTGGTGGTATTTATCGCCCAGTTTGGTTAGAAGTTTCTCCTAAAACTCAAATTCAGCATATTGCTGTAAATCCAAAAATGGATGGTTCAATCACTATTGATATGAACTTAAAAAATATTGCCAAAAATGCGACTGTTGAAGCTACTTTAAAAGGTTTGGATGGCGAAAAATTTCAAACTTTTTCTTTTCCAATAAAAGCCAAAAGCACTAAAGAAACCATTGCAACCCAATTTAAAAACGTAAAACCTTGGAACACCGAAACACCAAATTTATACGATTTAGAATTGGTGCTAAAACAAAACGGAACTACTATCCATACAGTGACTAAAAGAATTGGTTTTAGAACTTTAGAATTCAAAAAGAAAGACGGAATTTATGTAAATGGTACAAAAATTATCATGAAGGGAATTAATCGTCATTCCTTTTGGCCAGAGGGCGGACGTAGTACTAGCAAGCGCATCAGCGAATTAGACGGTAAATTAATAAAAGACATGAATATGAATGCCGTTAGGGGACATTATCCACCAGACGAACATTTTCTGGAAGTTTGCGACTCGTTAGGAATTTTTGTTTTGAATGAATTAGCCGGTTGGCAAAACTCGTATGACACAAAATTAGGCACAAAATTAGTTACCGAAACCGTTGTTCGAGATGTCAATCATGCTTCGGTAATTATTTGGGATAACGGAAACGAAGGTGGTTGGAATTATGAAGTAGATAAAGTTTTTGGAGAAAATGACCCACAAAAAAGAATCGTAATCCATCCTTGGGCGGATTTTAACGGTTGGGATACACATCATTATCCAACCTATCTAACAGGAATGCACCGTTTCAATCAAGGAGAAAACGTATTTTTCCCAACCGAATTCATGCACGGAACTTATGATAACGGACACGGAGCTGCCTTGGAAGATTTCTGGACTCGCTATAAACAGAGCCCTTTGTTTGCTGGTGGTTTTATGTGGGCAATGTTAGATGAAGCCGTTTTTCGTTCCGATTGGAAAGGCGAAACTAAATTTGACTCCAAAGGTTCTCTTGCAGCTGATGGAATTTTAGGTCCTCACCGTGAAAAAGAAGGTAGCTATTACACTGTAAAAGAAGTTTGGGCACCTATTCAGTTTGTACCAAAACAAATTGTAGAGAGTTTTGATGGTTCCTTTTTGATTACCAATGACTACCTTTTTAGCAATTTGAATTCCAGTAGAATGGAATACAAAATACTAAAATCGGAAAATACAGTTCTTTACACGAATGCTGTTCCTGAAACAATTGGTTCTGGAAAAATTGATATTCCAAGCATAGAACCTGGAGAAACTCGAAAGATTAAATTTGCAGTTCCAACTAATTTTTTCGAGGGCGATGTTTTGTCGATAACAGCAAATGATATTCACGGAAACGAAATTTATACTTGGACTTGGCCAATCCACAAAGCTTCATTTTATGCCAATAAATTTTTAGTGGCAAAAACGACTAAAACAAAAGCAACATCGGTTCAGTCAGGAAATGAAGTAACTTTAAAAGGAAGTGATGTCAGTGTGACTTTGGATAAAACAAGAGGTGAAATTCTTTCGGTTACTAATGGAACGACTACAATTCCATTGACCAATGGCCCACGTCCTGTTGGTATGAAAGCCAAATTGAAAGAAGTTCAAGTATCTCAAGAAGGCGACAAAGCGATTTGCAAAGTATTGTATGTTGGAGGTTTGTCATCTATCAAATGGATTATGGAGCCTGATGGAAGATTCAAAATGGAATTAATCGCTTTGAAAAATTCGGAAAATAATGGTGGATTTGACGGAGCAGCTTTTGAAGACAAAATCAATGCTTTTGGAATCACGTTTAGCTTTCCAGAACAAGGAGTTACGGGAATGAAATGGTTCGGAAGAGGTCCTTACCACGTTTGGAAAAACAGAATAAAAGGAACTACTTACGGTATTTGGGAGAAAGATTATAACACCACAATTACAGGAGAAAGTTTTGAAAATTTGGTTTACCCAGAATTTAAAGGCTATCACGCCAATGTATATGCAGCAAACCTAAAAGCAGGCACATCATCTTTTAAAGTTTTTAGTGAATCGGACAATATGTTTTTGCGAGTATTCACCCCTGATTTGCCTAAAAATGGTTTCCCAGGCAGTTATCCACAACCTGATTTTCCAGCTGGCGACATTTCCTTTATGTATGAAATTCCAGCGATGCGTGATTTCAAACCTTTAGAGCATCAAGGGCCTGAAAGTCAAGCCACCAATATCCGTATCAAAAGTGGCGATGATGGAATTACAATGAATCTTTGGTTCGATTTTAGAGTTACAGCAGATAAATAA